The DNA region CGCATTAGAACTGGTTTCTTTGTTTCAATCCAGGTATACTGGGGCTTGTCGGCCTGAATCCGGAGTGAGGGTAAAAGCAAAGGGAGGAATCGCGTAATGAAAAAATCAACTGTTGCGTTTGTGTTAATGGGATTGTGCCTGGTTCCGCATGCCGCCGCTGAGCAGGCGGAGCCACTGGTTTCCACCTATTCCATCGTGGCGCGCGACGCCGATACCGGTGAGATCGGTGTGGCCGTTCAATCCCACTGGTTTTCGGTGGGATCGATCGTTTGCTGGGCGGAGGCCGGTGTGGGAGCGGTGGCCACCCAGTCCTTTGTGGACCCATCTTACGGTCCGCTGGGTCTGCGCCTCATGCGTAGCGGCAAGTCCCCTCAACAGGCCTTGAGCGGTTTGCTGAAAGCCGATTCGCATCCCGAAGTGCGCCAAGTGGCCATGATCAACGCATGCGGGGACGTGGCCGTCCATACCGGTAATAGTTGTATCGCCGCCGCCGGTCATCAAACTGGAGACGGATACTCCTGTCAAGCCAACATGATGGAAAAAGATACGGTTCCCGCGGCCATGGCCGCCGCCTATGAAACCACGAAAGGTTCGTTGGTGGACCGCCTGATGGCGGCTTTAGAGGCGGCCCAAGCGGAAAAAGGGGATATCCGCGGCAAACAGTCGGCAGCCATCATCGTGGTTGCCGGGGAATCCTTCGGGGTGCCCTGGAAGGGACGGCTGTTCGACCTGCGCGTAGAAGACCACTCCCGGCCCCTAAAGGAACTGAAACGGCTGATCCGCATTGCCAAGGCCTACCGCCACATGAACCGAGGGGACGAATACCTGGCGGAAAAAAAGGTTGACCTTGCCCTGGAGGCCTATTCCCGGGCCATGGAGATCTACCCGGACAACCCGGAATTGATGTTCTGGCCCGCCACCCTGCTGGCGGCCTCCGGCCGGGTGGAAGAGAGCCTCCCCCTTTTCCGTAAAGTCTTTGCCCGCAATCCCAACTGGGGCGAACTGCTGAAACGGTTGCCCGCGGCCGGGCAGTTCCCCGATGACCCGGCACTGTTGAAACGCATTCTGGAGCTGCTACAGGATTAACCGCCAACAACTGATTTTCCAGGTAAGCGTATAAAACAAAGGTTCTCTTCCTCACAACTGCTTACTGATTCCCAATATGTATTTACCCACACAAAACGCAATAGATCCAAAACAAACAATTTTCCCATGTATTGTGCCCGAAGCTTTCGTTGGCGTTGGGACCGGGTGGCGTAAAGCCTTGTGGTCACTCAGCCACAGTGTTTTTTTGCTCACTTTTCCGGGCGTGCTGAAACAGGAACACCACAGGCGGAATTAACAGCGATACCAGCATGCCGATGGTTCCGGCTTCCGGGGAGGCACGCTGAAAACCGTAGTGAAGTACCAGGCAGGTTGTGAGCCCTATAAAAGCGCTGATTTTCGCCGCGGCACGGGTGGCGCGTTTGCTGAACAACCCCCACACAAACGGACCCAGGAAAGTGGACCCGATGGCGCCCCAGGAGATCCCCAGGATGGCTACGATGGTTTTCAAATCAAGGTAGGCCAGAAGCACCGAGATCAAGATAAAGCCACTGCTGGCCACGCGCATGAGCCGGGTGAGGTTGCGGTCCGATATACACTTGTTAATGAATCCGCCATAAAAGTCCTTGGCAAACGAAGAGCTGGAGACCAGTACCAGGGCGGCCAGGGTGGACATGGATGCCGACAGGATCAGCAACAGGATGATTACGGAAAGAGACTCGGGGATCACGCGCGTCAACAACTCAGGCATCAGGATATCGACCTGGGGAACACCGTTCTTGAAAGCCAGCGGATTTTTTTCCGGGCTGAGAAACACGCGCGTGGTGGCGCCGAGAAAATAGGCGGATCCGCCGATCAGGACGGCAAAGAATGTAGAGGCGATTTTTCCGTGGCGGATGGCGCGCCGGTCGCGGATGGCGTAGAACTTCTGCACCAGGTGGGGCATGGCGAAGGGCGCCACACTGGTCAGGAATACCAGGCAGAACAGGGGCCACCATCCCGGCGGTCCGATCACTCCGGCAAGCCGGGAGCCGACTTGGGGAATGTCGCGGAGTTGGGAAAGGATCCCGTCCAAACCACCGCCTTTGTCCAGGGTGAAAAAGAGTAAAACCACGACCCCGACAGTCATGATGATGCCGAACACGGTATCGATCATGGCCATGGATTTGTATCCGCCCATGACCATGTACAGGCCGGTGAGGATCCCCATGAACACCAGGGCCTGCCAATACTCCACATTGAAATTGGATTTGAACAGGTAAGACAGGCCCTTGAACACGGCCGCGGAATAGGGAACCAGGAACACAAAAACCGCAATTGATGCGAAAAGTTTGAGGAAAGGGGAATCGTAGCGACGCTCCAGGTACTCGTTCATGGTGCTGACCTGGAGCCGGGTGGACACCTGCTTGATCTTCCAGCCCAGCAACCCCCATACGCCCAGTACTCCCAGGAAAGCGTTGAACAGGGCAATCCACAGGCCGGACAAGCCGAAATTCCAGCCGACGTTGCCGGCAAAACCGATAAAGACAACCGCGGAAAAGTAGGCGGTGCCGTATGAAAAAGCGGACATCCAGGGGCCGACTTTACCTCCCGCCAGAAAGAAATCCGCAAAAGAATGGGTCCGGCGCATACCGATGACTCCGACGGCAACAATCAGCAGGCAATAC from Candidatus Aminicenantes bacterium includes:
- a CDS encoding sodium:solute symporter family protein; the encoded protein is MEIRMVVVGLYCLLIVAVGVIGMRRTHSFADFFLAGGKVGPWMSAFSYGTAYFSAVVFIGFAGNVGWNFGLSGLWIALFNAFLGVLGVWGLLGWKIKQVSTRLQVSTMNEYLERRYDSPFLKLFASIAVFVFLVPYSAAVFKGLSYLFKSNFNVEYWQALVFMGILTGLYMVMGGYKSMAMIDTVFGIIMTVGVVVLLFFTLDKGGGLDGILSQLRDIPQVGSRLAGVIGPPGWWPLFCLVFLTSVAPFAMPHLVQKFYAIRDRRAIRHGKIASTFFAVLIGGSAYFLGATTRVFLSPEKNPLAFKNGVPQVDILMPELLTRVIPESLSVIILLLILSASMSTLAALVLVSSSSFAKDFYGGFINKCISDRNLTRLMRVASSGFILISVLLAYLDLKTIVAILGISWGAIGSTFLGPFVWGLFSKRATRAAAKISAFIGLTTCLVLHYGFQRASPEAGTIGMLVSLLIPPVVFLFQHARKSEQKNTVAE
- a CDS encoding DUF1028 domain-containing protein is translated as MKKSTVAFVLMGLCLVPHAAAEQAEPLVSTYSIVARDADTGEIGVAVQSHWFSVGSIVCWAEAGVGAVATQSFVDPSYGPLGLRLMRSGKSPQQALSGLLKADSHPEVRQVAMINACGDVAVHTGNSCIAAAGHQTGDGYSCQANMMEKDTVPAAMAAAYETTKGSLVDRLMAALEAAQAEKGDIRGKQSAAIIVVAGESFGVPWKGRLFDLRVEDHSRPLKELKRLIRIAKAYRHMNRGDEYLAEKKVDLALEAYSRAMEIYPDNPELMFWPATLLAASGRVEESLPLFRKVFARNPNWGELLKRLPAAGQFPDDPALLKRILELLQD